A genomic stretch from Mus pahari chromosome 6, PAHARI_EIJ_v1.1, whole genome shotgun sequence includes:
- the Dnajc16 gene encoding dnaJ homolog subfamily C member 16, with product MELKRLGVSWQFLIVLVVILQSLSALDFDPYRVLGVSRTASQADIKKAYKKLAREWHPDKNKDPGAEDKFIQISKAYEILSNEEKRTNYDHYGDAGENQGYQKQQREHRFRHFHDNFYFDESFFHFPFNSERRDSIDEKYLLHFSHYVNEVVPDSFKKPYLIKITSDWCFSCIHIEPVWKEVVQELEGLGVGIGVVHAGYERRLAHHLGAHSTPSILGIINGKISFFHNAVVHENLRQFVESLLPGNLVEKVTNKNYVRFLSGWQQENKPHALLFGQTPAAPLMYKLTAFAYKDYVSFGYVYVGLRGVEEMTRQYNVNLYTPTMLIFKEHINKPADVIQARGLKKQVIEDFITQNKYLLASRLTSQKLFHELCPVKRSHRQRKYCVVLLTAETNKVSTPFEAFLSFALANTQDTVRFVHVYSNRQQEFASTLLPDMEAFQGKSGVSILERRNTAGRVVFKTLEDPWTGSESDKFVLLGYLDQLRKDPAFLSSEAVLPDLTDELAPVFFLRWLYSVSDYLSDFWESLLHSNWREMMPLLSLIFSALFILFGTVMVQAFSDSNEERESHPADKEEVPEKAGKTEPSFTKESSSKIPKKGFVEVTELTDVTYTSNLVRLRPGHMNVVLILSNSTKTSLLQKFALEVYTFTGSSSLHFSFLTLDKHREWLEYLLEFAQDAAPIPNQYDKHFMERDYTGYVLALNGHKKYFCLFKPLKTVDEETVASCDPDSSRGKPPCGLGPKPLKGKLSKLSLWMERLLEGSLQRFYIPSWPELD from the exons atggaattGAAAAGGTTGGGCGTTTCCTGGCAATTCTTGATAGTTCTGGTTGTGATCCTGCAAAGCCTGTCTGCGTTGGATTTTGACCCGTACAGAGTCCTAGGGGTCAGCCGCACAGCCAGCCAGGCTGACATTAAAAAGGCATATAAGAAGCTCGCTCGGGAATG GCATCCTGACAAAAACAAAGACCCTGGAGCAGAGGACAAATTCATTCAGATCAGCAAGGCTTATGAG ATTCTGTCCAATGAGGAAAAGAGGACAAACTACGACCACTATGGTGATGCCGGTGAGAACCAAGGCTACCAGAAGCAGCAGCGCGAACACCGCTTCCGCCATTTCCATGACAACTTCTATTTTGATGAGTCCTTCTTCCACTTCCCCTTCAATTCGGAGCGGCGGGACTCGATCGATGAGAAGTACTTGTTGCACTTTTCACACTATGTGAATGAAGTGGTTCCTGATAGCTTCAAAAAACCCTACCTCATTAAGATCACATCAGATTGGTGCTTTAGCTGTATCCATATCGAGCCTGTCTGGAAGGAGGTGGTCCAGGAACTGGAAGGACTGG GTGTGGGGATTGGTGTCGTCCATGCTGGGTACGAAAGACGCCTGGCCCATCACCTGGGAGCACACAGCACCCCCTCCATCCTAGGGATCATCAATGGGAAAATCTCCTTCTTCCACAACGCAGTGGTTCATGAAAACCTACGGCAATTCGTGGAGAGTCTTCTTCCAGGAAACTTGGTAGAGAAG gtcacaaataaaaattatgtgcGGTTCCTCTCTGGCTGGCAGCAGGAGAATAAGCCACACGCCCTCCTGTTCGGCCAGACGCCGGCAGCGCCACTGATGTACAAG TTGACGGCCTTCGCATACAAGGATTATGTGTCGTTTGGATATGTGTATGTCGGCTTGAGAGGCGTGGAAGAGATGACCAGGCAGTACAACGTCAACCTCTATACCCCCACCATGCTCATCTTCAAAGAGCACATAAACAAGCCCGCTGATGTGATCCAG GCTCGGGGACTGAAGAAGCAGGTCATCGAGGACTTCATCACCCAAAACAAGTACCTGCTGGCCTCCCGGCTCACCAGCCAGAAGTTGTTCCATGAACTCTGCCCCGTGAAGCGGTCTCACCGACAGAGAAA ATACTGCGTGGTTTTACTGACAGCCGAGACTAACAAAGTGAGCACACCCTTTGAAGCCTTCCTGTCATTTGCCCTGGCAAACACTCAAGACACGGTGCGGTTCGTGCATGTCTACAGCAACCGACAGCAGGAGTTTGCCAGCACATTGCTACCGGACATGGAAGCTTTCCAGGGGAAGTCAGGG gtGTCCATCTTGGAAAGGAGAAACACAGCAGGGAGGGTGGTGTTTAAAACCCTGGAGGATCCCTGGACTGGCAGTGAGAGCGATAAGTTCGTCCTTTTGGGTTATCTTGACCAGCTGCGGAAAGATCCAGCATTTCTGTCTTCAGAAGCTGTGCTCCCTGACCTGACCGACGAACTGGCTCCT GTATTTTTCCTCCGGTGGCTCTACTCTGTTTCTGACTACCTCTCGGACTTCTGGGAGAGCCTGCTTCACAGTAACTG GCGGGAGATGATGCCCCTGCTGTCCCTCATCTTCTCGGCCCTCTTCATCCTCTTCGGCACGGTCATGGTCCAGGCTTTCAG TGACTCAAATGAGGAGCGAGAGTCGCACCCTGCAGACAAAGAGGAAGTCCCCGAGAAGGCTGGGAAGACTGAGCCAAGCTTCACCAAAGAGAGCAGCAG CAAGATTCCTAAAAAAGGTTTTGTGGAGGTGACTGAACTCACAGATGTGACATACACCAGCAATTTGGTACGCCTGAGGCCCGGTCACATGAATGTGGTCCTCATCCTGTCCAATTCCACCAAGACAAGCCTGCTGCAGAAGTTTGCTTTAGAAGTCTACACCTTCACCGG GAGCAGCAGCCTCCACTTCTCCTTCCTGACACTGGACAAACACCGGGAATGGCTGGAGTATTTGCTAGAGTTTGCTCAGGATGCGGCCCCGATCCCAAACCAgtatgacaagcactttatgGAACGAGACTACACTGGCTACGTGCTGGCCCTGAACGGCCACAAGAAGTATTTCTGCCTTTTCAAGCCACTAAAGACAGTGGATGAGGAGACCGTGGCCTCCTGTGACCCTGACTCCTCCCGAGGGAAGCCTCCCTGTGGCCTTGGGCCCAAGCCCCTcaaaggcaagctgagcaagttgTCGTTGTGGATGGAGCGCCTGCTGGAAGGCTCCTTGCAGAGGTTCTACATCCCGTCATGGCCTGAGCTGGACTGA